In Streptomyces seoulensis, the following are encoded in one genomic region:
- a CDS encoding nuclear transport factor 2 family protein, with protein sequence MGSKKDSGFTTEVLREAIEADSGEGLLALYEDDAQIRVIDHADQPSHPKVLRGRGEIEEMLADIYSREMIHRLDQCVIDGDHAAFTESCQYPDGNKVYAESMVTLRDGRISDQILIQAWDE encoded by the coding sequence ATGGGCAGCAAGAAGGACTCCGGCTTCACCACGGAGGTACTGCGCGAGGCCATCGAAGCGGACTCCGGAGAGGGCCTGCTCGCGCTGTACGAGGACGACGCGCAGATCCGCGTCATCGACCACGCCGACCAGCCGAGCCACCCCAAGGTGCTGCGCGGCCGGGGCGAGATCGAGGAGATGCTCGCCGACATCTACAGCCGCGAGATGATCCACCGGCTCGACCAGTGCGTCATCGACGGCGACCACGCGGCCTTCACCGAGTCGTGCCAGTACCCCGACGGCAACAAGGTCTACGCCGAGTCGATGGTCACGCTGCGCGACGGCCGGATCTCGGACCAGATCCTCATCCAGGCCTGGGACGAGTAG
- a CDS encoding MBL fold metallo-hydrolase has protein sequence MTARIERLVTSGQFTLDGGTWDVDNNVWIVGDDHEAVVIDPAHDAEAVLAAVGDRRVAAIVCTHAHNDHVNAAPALADLTGAPIWLHPDDLPLWQLTHPDREPDEHLVDGQVLEAAGADLTVLHTPGHAPGAVCLYDPGLGAVFSGDTLFQGGPGATGRSYSHFPTIIDSIRDRLLTLPPETKVLTGHGDPTTIGEESGHLQEWIERGH, from the coding sequence ATGACCGCCCGTATCGAACGCCTCGTCACCTCCGGCCAGTTCACCCTCGACGGGGGAACCTGGGACGTCGACAACAACGTCTGGATCGTCGGCGACGACCACGAGGCCGTCGTCATCGACCCGGCGCACGACGCCGAGGCCGTCCTCGCGGCCGTGGGCGACCGCCGGGTCGCCGCCATCGTGTGCACCCACGCGCACAACGACCACGTGAACGCGGCCCCCGCCCTCGCCGACCTGACCGGCGCCCCCATCTGGCTCCACCCGGACGACCTGCCGCTCTGGCAGCTCACCCACCCCGACCGCGAGCCCGACGAGCACCTGGTCGACGGCCAGGTGCTGGAGGCCGCCGGAGCCGACCTGACCGTGCTGCACACGCCCGGCCACGCCCCCGGCGCCGTCTGCCTCTACGACCCCGGTCTCGGCGCGGTGTTCAGCGGCGACACCCTCTTCCAGGGCGGCCCCGGCGCCACCGGACGGTCGTACTCGCACTTCCCGACGATCATCGACTCGATCCGCGACCGGCTGCTCACCCTCCCCCCGGAGACCAAGGTGCTCACCGGCCACGGCGACCCCACGACGATCGGCGAGGAGTCGGGCCACCTCCAGGAGTGGATCGAGCGGGGCCACTGA
- a CDS encoding SDR family NAD(P)-dependent oxidoreductase, with product MTDLIHRFTGHGALVTGAGRGIGAAVARRLAQEGAQVLVTDQDAPEAERTAAALRRQGLTAEALVCDVADRASVEAAVARAVDAFGSLDVLVNCAAHCSPDAGTKFEDDPDDSWARDLDITLGGVRRCCQAALPHLAASGRGAVVSIGSVNGLMDFGNHAYSAAKAGLGSLTRTLAGRSAARGVRVNMVAPGTVRTSAWEGRDDDLDAVRDCYPLGRVGEPEDIAAAVAFLASRDAAWITGTTLVVDGGLTSVHTGFRTAMDGSRGGPG from the coding sequence ATGACCGATCTCATCCATCGCTTCACGGGCCACGGCGCCCTCGTCACGGGCGCGGGCCGGGGCATCGGCGCGGCCGTCGCCCGGCGCCTCGCCCAGGAGGGCGCCCAGGTCCTGGTCACCGACCAGGACGCGCCCGAGGCGGAGCGGACCGCCGCCGCGCTGCGCCGACAGGGGCTCACCGCCGAGGCGTTGGTGTGCGACGTGGCCGACCGGGCCTCGGTGGAGGCGGCCGTCGCCCGCGCCGTCGACGCCTTCGGCTCGCTCGACGTGCTGGTGAACTGCGCCGCCCACTGCTCACCGGACGCCGGCACCAAGTTCGAGGACGACCCGGACGACTCCTGGGCCCGTGACCTCGACATCACCCTGGGCGGCGTGCGTCGCTGTTGCCAGGCCGCGCTGCCCCACCTCGCCGCCTCCGGACGCGGCGCCGTCGTGAGCATCGGCTCGGTCAACGGCCTGATGGACTTCGGCAACCACGCCTACAGCGCCGCCAAGGCCGGCCTCGGCTCCCTCACCCGCACCCTCGCCGGGCGCTCGGCCGCGCGCGGGGTCCGGGTCAACATGGTCGCGCCGGGCACCGTGCGCACCTCCGCCTGGGAGGGCCGCGACGACGACCTGGACGCCGTACGCGACTGCTATCCGCTCGGCCGGGTCGGGGAGCCCGAGGACATCGCGGCGGCCGTCGCCTTCCTCGCCTCCCGCGACGCCGCCTGGATCACCGGCACCACCCTCGTCGTCGACGGCGGCCTGACCTCGGTGCACACCGGGTTCCGGACCGCGATGGACGGCAGCCGTGGCGGGCCGGGTTAA
- a CDS encoding alcohol dehydrogenase, whose product MSTYRVAQVTEPGGGFELVEREVRQPGPGHVRIAVEACGICHSDAMFVEGGLPGISFPEVAGHEIAGRIAELGEGTAERDWKVGDRVAVGWFGGSCGWCKPCREGDFITCVRLQVPGWAYDGGFAEQVIVPVDALARIPEGLDAVDAGPMACAGVTTFNALRRTDARPGGDLVAVLGVGGLGHLGVQYAAAMGFETVAIARGAEKEDFARELGAHHYIDSTSGTPVADALQALGGAKVVLATAGNSDAMSATVDGLAPRGQLVVIGATTEPLGISPVQLLMAGREVKGHPSGTSQDVQDTMEFSVLHGIRPMSESVPLDDVGSAFQKMLAGKARFRMVLTTG is encoded by the coding sequence ATGAGTACCTATCGAGTGGCGCAGGTGACGGAACCCGGCGGCGGCTTCGAGCTGGTCGAGCGGGAGGTGCGGCAGCCCGGCCCCGGCCATGTGCGGATCGCCGTGGAGGCGTGCGGGATCTGCCACAGCGACGCCATGTTCGTCGAGGGCGGGCTGCCCGGCATCTCCTTCCCCGAGGTCGCCGGGCACGAGATCGCCGGGCGGATCGCGGAGCTGGGCGAGGGCACGGCGGAGCGGGACTGGAAGGTCGGGGACCGGGTCGCGGTCGGCTGGTTCGGCGGGAGCTGCGGCTGGTGCAAGCCGTGCCGCGAGGGCGACTTCATCACCTGCGTCCGCCTCCAGGTGCCCGGCTGGGCCTACGACGGCGGCTTCGCCGAGCAGGTGATCGTCCCCGTCGACGCGCTGGCCCGCATCCCCGAGGGACTGGACGCCGTCGACGCCGGGCCCATGGCCTGCGCGGGCGTCACCACCTTCAACGCCCTGCGGCGCACCGACGCCCGGCCCGGCGGGGATCTGGTCGCGGTCCTCGGGGTCGGCGGGCTCGGGCACCTCGGGGTGCAGTACGCGGCCGCGATGGGGTTCGAGACCGTCGCCATCGCGCGCGGCGCCGAGAAGGAGGACTTCGCGCGGGAGCTGGGCGCGCACCACTACATCGACAGCACCTCGGGGACACCGGTCGCCGACGCGCTCCAGGCGCTCGGCGGGGCCAAGGTGGTGCTGGCCACCGCCGGGAACTCCGACGCCATGTCGGCCACCGTGGACGGCCTCGCCCCGCGCGGCCAGCTCGTCGTCATCGGCGCCACCACGGAGCCGCTCGGCATCAGCCCGGTCCAGCTGCTGATGGCCGGCCGCGAGGTCAAGGGGCACCCCTCCGGCACCTCCCAGGACGTGCAGGACACCATGGAGTTCAGCGTCCTGCACGGCATCCGCCCGATGAGCGAGTCCGTACCGCTGGACGACGTCGGCTCCGCCTTCCAGAAGATGCTCGCGGGCAAGGCCCGCTTCCGGATGGTCCTCACCACCGGCTGA
- a CDS encoding hydrolase: protein MSVTTLDPRTALVVIDLQAGITAMPVQPHSAADVVARSAELADAFRARDLPVVLVRVSFAADGADAVPGRTERQARGLSFPEGWDVIVDELTGHAGDVLVTKHNWSALFGTDLEVQLRRRGVTQIVLTGIATSIGVESTARDAYAAGYNVTLAIDAMADADAEAHTNSVERIFPRLGESGTTAEILELLAKTHG, encoded by the coding sequence ATGTCCGTCACCACGCTCGACCCCCGTACCGCCCTTGTCGTGATCGACCTCCAGGCCGGGATCACGGCGATGCCCGTCCAGCCGCACAGCGCCGCCGATGTGGTGGCCCGCAGTGCCGAGCTGGCCGACGCCTTCCGCGCCCGTGACCTGCCCGTGGTGCTGGTCCGGGTCTCCTTCGCCGCCGACGGCGCGGACGCGGTGCCCGGCCGTACCGAGCGCCAGGCGCGCGGGCTGTCCTTCCCCGAGGGCTGGGACGTGATCGTGGACGAGCTGACCGGGCACGCCGGTGACGTCCTGGTCACCAAGCACAACTGGAGCGCCCTGTTCGGCACCGACCTGGAGGTGCAGCTGCGCCGCCGGGGCGTCACGCAGATCGTGCTCACCGGCATCGCCACCAGCATCGGCGTGGAGTCCACCGCCCGGGACGCGTACGCGGCCGGCTACAACGTCACCCTGGCCATCGACGCCATGGCCGACGCCGACGCGGAGGCGCACACCAACAGCGTCGAGCGGATCTTCCCCCGCCTCGGGGAGAGCGGTACGACGGCGGAGATCCTCGAACTGCTGGCCAAGACCCACGGCTGA
- a CDS encoding metallophosphoesterase family protein, producing the protein MRLLLMSDTHLPKRAKRLPDRLLAELPHADVVFHAGDWVDTATLDLLETGSRRLIGVYGNNDGDDLRARLPEVAYAELGGLRFGVVHETGPARGREARCAERFPDLDVLVFGHSHIPWDTTAPGGLRLLNPGSPTDRRRQPHATYMTATVADGALTDLTTHTLP; encoded by the coding sequence GTGCGCCTCCTGCTGATGTCCGACACCCACCTGCCGAAGCGGGCCAAGCGGCTCCCGGACCGCCTGCTCGCCGAACTCCCCCACGCCGACGTGGTGTTCCACGCCGGTGACTGGGTGGACACCGCCACCCTCGACCTGCTGGAAACCGGGAGCCGCCGCCTGATCGGGGTGTACGGCAACAACGACGGCGACGACCTGCGCGCCCGGCTGCCCGAGGTGGCGTACGCCGAGCTGGGCGGCCTGCGTTTCGGCGTGGTGCACGAGACCGGCCCGGCCCGGGGCCGCGAGGCCCGCTGCGCCGAGCGCTTCCCCGACCTGGACGTCCTCGTCTTCGGGCACAGCCACATCCCCTGGGACACCACCGCCCCCGGCGGCCTCCGCCTGCTCAACCCCGGCTCCCCGACCGACCGCCGACGCCAGCCGCACGCCACCTACATGACCGCCACCGTCGCGGACGGCGCGCTCACCGACCTCACCACGCACACGCTTCCGTAG
- a CDS encoding MarR family winged helix-turn-helix transcriptional regulator, translated as MVHISGSAARAARDLRVVFSRLRRRIREVARDADLTPPQESALSLVGKHGAATASALAAAEGVRPQSMAATLAALDQQGLIRRAPDPDDGRRQLVTLTEAGRARVEGNRQLREEWLARAFQDRFTEDERETVLTALELLERLSRP; from the coding sequence ATGGTCCACATCTCCGGTTCGGCCGCCCGCGCGGCACGCGACCTGCGGGTGGTGTTCAGCCGGCTGCGGCGCCGTATCCGTGAGGTGGCGCGGGACGCCGATCTCACGCCCCCGCAGGAGTCCGCGCTCTCCCTGGTCGGGAAGCACGGCGCGGCCACGGCGAGCGCGCTCGCCGCCGCCGAGGGCGTACGCCCGCAGTCCATGGCCGCCACCCTCGCCGCGCTGGACCAGCAGGGACTCATCCGCCGCGCCCCCGACCCGGACGACGGCCGCCGTCAGCTCGTCACCCTCACCGAGGCGGGCCGCGCCCGCGTGGAGGGCAACCGGCAACTGCGCGAGGAGTGGCTGGCCCGCGCCTTCCAGGACCGGTTCACCGAGGACGAGCGGGAGACGGTGCTGACCGCGCTGGAGCTGCTGGAGCGGCTGTCCCGCCCCTGA
- a CDS encoding S-(hydroxymethyl)mycothiol dehydrogenase, translating into MAQEVRGVVAPGKDEPVRIETIVIPDPGPGEAVVDIQACGVCHTDLHYKQGGISDDYPFLLGHEAAGVVESVGEGVTDVAPGDFVILNWRAVCGNCRACLRGRPWYCFNTHNAEQKMTLASTGQELTPALGIGAFAEKTLVAAGQCTKVDPSVSPAVAGLLGCGVMAGIGAAINTGNVGRGDSVAVIGCGGVGDAAIAGAVLAGAAKVIAVDIDDRKLRTARTLGATHTVNSKETDPVEAVRELTGGNGADVVIDAVGRPETYRQAFYARDLAGTVVLVGVPTPEMKLELPLLDVFGRGGSLKSSWYGDCLPSRDFPMLIDLHLQGRLPLDAFVTETIQLDQVEQAFERMHHGDVLRSVVEF; encoded by the coding sequence ATGGCGCAGGAAGTACGCGGCGTCGTCGCACCGGGGAAGGACGAGCCGGTACGGATCGAGACGATCGTGATCCCCGATCCGGGCCCCGGTGAGGCCGTCGTGGACATCCAGGCGTGCGGGGTCTGCCACACCGACCTGCACTACAAGCAGGGCGGTATCTCCGACGACTACCCCTTCCTGCTCGGCCACGAGGCCGCCGGTGTCGTGGAGTCGGTGGGAGAGGGCGTCACCGACGTGGCGCCCGGTGACTTCGTGATCCTCAACTGGCGTGCGGTGTGCGGCAATTGCCGTGCCTGCCTGCGCGGCCGCCCCTGGTACTGCTTCAACACCCACAACGCCGAGCAGAAGATGACCCTCGCCTCCACCGGCCAGGAACTCACCCCCGCGCTCGGCATCGGCGCCTTCGCCGAGAAGACCCTCGTCGCGGCCGGCCAGTGCACCAAGGTCGACCCGTCCGTCTCGCCGGCCGTCGCCGGGCTGCTCGGCTGCGGTGTCATGGCGGGCATCGGCGCCGCCATCAACACCGGCAACGTCGGCCGGGGCGACTCCGTCGCCGTCATCGGCTGCGGCGGCGTCGGGGACGCGGCCATCGCCGGTGCCGTGCTGGCCGGGGCCGCCAAGGTCATCGCCGTCGACATCGACGACCGCAAGCTGCGGACGGCGCGCACGCTGGGCGCCACCCACACGGTCAACTCCAAGGAGACCGACCCGGTCGAGGCCGTCCGCGAACTCACCGGCGGCAACGGCGCCGACGTGGTGATCGACGCGGTCGGCCGCCCGGAGACCTACCGGCAGGCGTTCTACGCCCGCGACCTGGCCGGCACCGTCGTCCTGGTCGGCGTGCCCACCCCGGAGATGAAGCTCGAACTGCCCCTGCTGGACGTGTTCGGCCGCGGCGGCTCCCTCAAGTCCTCCTGGTACGGCGACTGTCTGCCCTCGCGGGACTTCCCGATGCTGATCGACCTGCACCTCCAGGGGCGGCTGCCGCTGGACGCGTTCGTCACCGAGACCATCCAACTGGACCAGGTGGAGCAGGCGTTCGAGCGGATGCACCACGGCGACGTGCTGCGCTCGGTGGTGGAGTTCTGA